The Kribbella shirazensis genomic interval TTGACGCTGGCGGTCGCGGACGTCGGTAACCCCGTGTACGTGACGATGATGCGCGCCGTCGAGGAGGTTGTCTCCGCGGCCGGTTACCGGCTCGTGGTGACGACGACCGGGCCGGATGTCGTGGACGAGGTCGCGCTGGTGCGGGGGATGGCGCGTGGGTACGCCGACGGTCTGCTGATCAGCCCGCTGCGCGTCGACGAGGACCTGGTCAAGTCGATCCGCGAGTGTGAGGTGCCGGTGGTTGTCGCCGGTAACGTCCCGGCGAAGGCGGGCGTCGACACCGTACGGGCGAACTCCCCGAAGGGCATGCTCCTCGCCGTCGACCACCTGGTGGCTCGCGGCCGTACGAAGATCGCCTTCCTGAACGGTCCCGCGGACACGGTGCCCGGCGCCGCCCGGGCCAAGGGTTTCGCCGACGCTCTCAAAGCGCACGACCTCGAGGCGGTCGCCACCGCCGAGGCAAGTGACTTCACCTTCGCCGCAGGACGTGCGGCGGCCCCCGAACTGCTGGTCGCCGAGGTCGCGGTGGGGCTTGATGCGGTGATCTGCGCGAACGATCTGCTGGCCGTGGGGGTCATGCACGAGTTGGCGGCGGCGGGGCTGCGGGTGCCGGAGGACGTGGCGGTGGTGGGGATGGACGACAGTGAGCTGGCCGAGCAGAGTTTCCCACCGTTGACGAGTGTGAATCTCGGGTCGGCCGAGCGTGGACGTAGGGCGGCTGAGTTGCTGTTGGCAAGGATCGAGGACAACGACCGGACTCCCCGGCGCATCGTCGTACAACCGTCGCTCAGCATCAGAAAGTCCACCCCATGACGGTATTGATGCCACGACTCCGTCGCGGCGGGTCATGGGGCTGTGACTCCCGGTCTTCCCTCGTCGCTCCGGTCGCTGCGCTCCCTCCGCTCCTCAGTCCAGACCGGGAGGCCCCATGACCGCGACCCTGACCGCGCCGCCGCAGGTCAAGAAGAAGCCGGGGAAGCCGAAGCAGAACCGGGAGGCGATTCTGCTCTTCCTGCCCGCGCTGCTGCCGGTGCTGCTCCTGAGCGTCTACCCGCTGATCCGCGGCATCGCGCTCGGC includes:
- a CDS encoding substrate-binding domain-containing protein, which encodes MSRPTIAGVARAAGVSVASVSRVLNGLPATEEMVERVQRAVAELGYVPDARARSLKVGRTFQLTLAVADVGNPVYVTMMRAVEEVVSAAGYRLVVTTTGPDVVDEVALVRGMARGYADGLLISPLRVDEDLVKSIRECEVPVVVAGNVPAKAGVDTVRANSPKGMLLAVDHLVARGRTKIAFLNGPADTVPGAARAKGFADALKAHDLEAVATAEASDFTFAAGRAAAPELLVAEVAVGLDAVICANDLLAVGVMHELAAAGLRVPEDVAVVGMDDSELAEQSFPPLTSVNLGSAERGRRAAELLLARIEDNDRTPRRIVVQPSLSIRKSTP